Proteins from a genomic interval of Pseudomonas silesiensis:
- a CDS encoding YqaA family protein has product MSGAYIGLFFAAFGAATLLPLQSEALLVGLLVSDRYWLWLLLAVATLGNVLGSLVNWWLGRGIERFRDRRWFPVSPRHLDKARIHYQRFGHWSLLLSWVPVIGDPLTLVAGVMREPLGRFLLIVTLAKGARYGVLALATLGWMG; this is encoded by the coding sequence ATGTCCGGTGCGTACATCGGGCTGTTCTTTGCCGCGTTCGGTGCCGCGACGCTGCTGCCGCTACAGTCCGAAGCGCTGCTGGTGGGCTTGCTGGTCAGCGACCGGTACTGGCTCTGGTTGTTGCTGGCGGTGGCCACGCTGGGCAATGTCCTGGGGTCGCTGGTGAACTGGTGGCTGGGCCGTGGGATCGAGCGATTCCGGGATCGGCGCTGGTTTCCGGTCAGTCCCCGCCATCTGGATAAAGCCCGAATCCATTATCAGCGCTTCGGTCACTGGTCCTTGCTGCTAAGTTGGGTGCCCGTCATCGGTGATCCGCTGACCCTGGTGGCCGGGGTGATGCGCGAGCCGCTGGGGCGATTCCTGCTGATCGTGACCCTCGCCAAGGGCGCCCGCTATGGCGTACTGGCCCTGGCCACATTGGGCTGGATGGGTTGA
- a CDS encoding acylase produces the protein MIISRQLTRLSLAAVLVGLSLAANARSQPEQATADIRRTSFGVPHIRAENERGLGYGIGYAYAQDNLCLLANEITTVNGERSRYFGPDQFTVEERENRVSDVFFSWLNTPKAVDAFWQAQPPEIRQLMDGYVAGYNRALKERRSQGLPQQCQGDWVREITPQDLVKLTRRLLVEGGVGQFAEALAGATPPQATAQTAAPGSFQVADSRMQRFALDRGSNAVAVGSERSFNGRGMLLANPHFPWVGGMRFYQMHLTIPGKLDVMGAALPGLPMINIGFNQHLAWTHTVDSSRHFTLYRLQLDPKDATRYLLDGKSLPMQQQTVTVNVKQPDGQTRAVSHVVYSSQFGPIVQWPGKLDWDRQFAYSLRDANLDNDRVLQQWYAMNRADSLKALQASVHKIQGIPWVNTLAADDQGQTLYMNLSVVPNVNADKLAKCSDPRAGLQMIVLDGSNSACAWDIDPQAAQQGIYAADRLPQLLRKDFVQHANDSAWMANPAQPLTGFSPLISQDSQPLGLRSRFALERLATLSKAGPIAAADLQRMVLDDQVYQATQVMPDLLQFCAAGLGTDAPTLAALCDSLKTWDLRANLDSGVGFVHFQNIMEVLQQLPDVWRVGFDPEDPQHTPRGLAVDHPDVAKALREAMLVSVEQVNQAGLKADSRWGDIQVVSSGGQQTPIHGGPGTLGVYNAIQSVPRTDGKREVVSGTSYLQVVTFDDQGPQAQGLLAFSLSSDPESKYSRDQTLAFSKKQLSVLPFTEQQITADPQYQTLTLREQDEKAGKMAKQ, from the coding sequence GTGATTATTTCCAGGCAGTTAACCAGGTTGAGCCTTGCCGCGGTGTTGGTGGGCTTGAGTCTTGCGGCAAACGCGCGCAGTCAACCGGAGCAGGCGACTGCCGATATCCGCCGCACCAGTTTTGGCGTACCGCATATCCGCGCCGAGAACGAGCGTGGCCTCGGCTATGGCATCGGCTATGCCTACGCCCAGGACAACCTGTGCCTGCTGGCCAATGAAATCACCACGGTAAATGGCGAACGATCCCGCTATTTCGGCCCGGATCAATTCACCGTTGAAGAACGGGAGAACCGGGTCAGCGATGTGTTTTTCAGCTGGTTGAACACCCCTAAGGCCGTCGATGCATTCTGGCAGGCGCAACCCCCGGAAATCCGTCAGCTCATGGACGGGTATGTGGCCGGTTACAACCGCGCCCTGAAAGAGCGTCGGTCCCAGGGTTTGCCGCAGCAATGCCAGGGCGACTGGGTGCGGGAGATCACGCCCCAGGACCTGGTCAAGTTGACCCGTCGCCTGCTGGTCGAAGGCGGGGTCGGGCAATTCGCCGAAGCCTTGGCCGGGGCCACCCCACCCCAAGCCACGGCTCAGACAGCCGCCCCTGGGTCGTTCCAGGTCGCCGATTCGCGTATGCAGCGCTTTGCCCTGGATCGGGGCAGCAACGCGGTGGCGGTGGGCAGCGAGCGCTCTTTCAATGGCCGCGGCATGTTGCTGGCCAATCCGCATTTCCCCTGGGTCGGCGGGATGCGCTTCTACCAGATGCACCTGACCATTCCCGGCAAGCTGGACGTCATGGGCGCCGCGTTGCCCGGGCTGCCGATGATCAACATCGGTTTCAACCAGCACCTGGCCTGGACCCACACCGTGGACTCGTCCAGGCATTTCACCCTGTATCGTCTGCAGCTCGATCCCAAGGATGCAACCCGCTACCTGCTCGATGGCAAGTCGTTGCCGATGCAGCAGCAGACGGTGACCGTGAACGTGAAGCAGCCGGACGGCCAGACCCGGGCGGTGTCCCATGTGGTCTACAGTTCGCAATTCGGCCCGATCGTGCAGTGGCCGGGGAAGCTCGACTGGGACCGTCAGTTCGCCTATAGCTTGCGCGACGCCAACCTGGATAACGATCGGGTGCTGCAGCAGTGGTACGCGATGAACCGTGCCGACAGCCTCAAGGCATTGCAGGCCTCGGTCCACAAGATCCAGGGCATCCCCTGGGTCAACACCCTGGCGGCGGACGATCAGGGGCAGACGCTGTACATGAACCTGTCGGTGGTGCCGAACGTCAATGCCGACAAACTGGCCAAGTGCAGTGATCCCCGGGCCGGGTTGCAGATGATCGTGCTCGACGGGTCCAACAGTGCCTGCGCCTGGGACATCGATCCGCAGGCTGCGCAACAAGGCATTTATGCGGCTGACCGATTGCCGCAACTGTTGCGCAAGGACTTCGTGCAGCACGCCAACGATTCGGCGTGGATGGCCAACCCGGCACAACCGCTCACCGGTTTCTCGCCGCTGATCAGCCAGGACAGCCAGCCTTTGGGCCTGCGTTCACGCTTTGCCCTGGAGCGCCTGGCGACCTTGAGCAAGGCCGGCCCGATTGCAGCGGCGGACCTGCAGCGAATGGTCCTGGACGACCAGGTGTATCAGGCCACTCAAGTGATGCCGGACCTGTTGCAATTCTGCGCGGCAGGCTTGGGAACCGATGCGCCAACGCTGGCAGCGTTATGTGACAGCCTCAAGACCTGGGACCTCCGTGCGAATCTCGACAGCGGCGTAGGGTTTGTGCATTTCCAGAACATTATGGAGGTGCTCCAGCAATTACCGGATGTCTGGCGTGTCGGGTTCGATCCAGAAGATCCGCAACACACCCCGCGCGGCCTGGCGGTCGATCACCCGGACGTCGCCAAAGCGCTGCGCGAGGCGATGCTGGTATCGGTAGAGCAGGTCAATCAGGCGGGTCTCAAGGCTGACAGTCGCTGGGGTGATATTCAGGTGGTCAGCAGTGGCGGCCAGCAGACACCGATTCACGGCGGCCCCGGTACCCTGGGGGTCTACAACGCCATCCAGAGCGTGCCGAGAACTGACGGTAAACGCGAAGTCGTCAGCGGCACCAGCTATTTGCAAGTGGTGACCTTCGATGACCAGGGGCCACAGGCTCAGGGACTGCTGGCCTTCTCGCTGTCCAGTGACCCGGAGTCGAAGTACTCCCGGGACCAGACCCTGGCGTTCTCGAAGAAACAGTTGAGTGTGTTGCCGTTCACCGAGCAGCAGATCACGGCGGACCCGCAGTATCAGACCCTGACCCTTCGCGAGCAGGATGAAAAAGCCGGGAAGATGGCCAAACAGTAA
- a CDS encoding alpha/beta fold hydrolase: MPQRRSRWLPSLMLTAALPVIAYAEGPEYGPQLQGFEYPYTVKHFDFQSQGKTLQMGYMDVAANGKANGRSIVLLHGKNFCGATWDTSIKTLSDAGYRVIAPDQIGFCTSSKPDNYQYSFQQLATNTQQLLKALGIQKATLLGHSTGGMLATRYALLYPDQVEQLALVNPIGLEDWKALGVPYRTVDQWYERELKVTAKGIRDYERSTYYDGRWKPEFDRWVDMLAGLSKGPGKTQVAWNSALIYDMIFTQPVYYEFKDLKMPTLLLIGTSDTTAIGKDLAPPEVKAKIGHYPVLGKQVAKLIPQSTLVEFPGMGHAPQMEEPAKFHQALLAWLNKTDTLR; encoded by the coding sequence ATGCCCCAGAGACGCTCGCGCTGGCTGCCCAGCCTGATGCTGACCGCCGCACTGCCGGTCATCGCTTATGCCGAAGGCCCGGAATACGGTCCACAGTTGCAAGGCTTCGAGTACCCCTACACCGTCAAGCACTTCGACTTCCAGTCCCAAGGCAAAACCCTGCAGATGGGATACATGGACGTCGCCGCCAACGGCAAGGCCAACGGGCGCAGCATCGTGTTGCTTCACGGCAAGAATTTCTGCGGCGCGACCTGGGACACTTCGATCAAGACCCTGAGCGACGCCGGCTACCGGGTCATCGCCCCGGACCAGATCGGTTTCTGTACGTCCAGCAAGCCGGACAACTACCAATACAGCTTCCAGCAACTGGCGACCAATACCCAGCAACTGCTCAAGGCCCTCGGCATCCAGAAGGCCACCTTGCTCGGGCATTCCACCGGAGGCATGCTCGCCACCCGCTATGCGCTGCTGTATCCCGACCAGGTCGAACAATTGGCACTGGTCAACCCCATCGGCCTGGAAGACTGGAAAGCCCTCGGCGTGCCCTACCGCACGGTGGATCAATGGTATGAGCGAGAACTGAAGGTCACGGCCAAAGGCATCCGCGACTACGAGCGCAGCACCTACTATGACGGCCGCTGGAAGCCCGAGTTCGACCGCTGGGTGGACATGCTCGCGGGCCTGAGCAAAGGGCCGGGCAAGACTCAGGTGGCGTGGAATTCGGCGTTGATCTACGACATGATCTTCACTCAACCGGTGTACTACGAGTTCAAGGACTTGAAGATGCCGACGCTGCTGCTGATCGGCACTTCCGACACCACGGCCATCGGCAAGGACCTTGCGCCGCCCGAGGTCAAGGCGAAAATCGGCCATTACCCGGTGCTCGGCAAGCAAGTGGCGAAACTGATTCCCCAGTCGACCCTGGTCGAATTTCCCGGCATGGGCCATGCGCCGCAGATGGAAGAACCGGCGAAATTCCACCAGGCGCTGCTGGCCTGGCTGAACAAAACCGATACCCTTCGTTGA
- a CDS encoding tetratricopeptide repeat protein, whose product MNIRLAAFATPLLLAFALSGSLAFAEGDEEEPVQKPECPKGQVWDSKQQKCLMQDSSLVPDADRTDYAYRLAKDGRYAEALALLDTLQQPNTAKALNYRGYATRKLGRTDEGIGYYLQAVKLDPQYAQVREYLGEAYVIKGRLDLAQEQLQQIKSICGSSCEEYQDLAAAINDSSKT is encoded by the coding sequence ATGAACATCCGTCTTGCTGCTTTCGCTACCCCACTGCTGCTGGCTTTCGCGCTGTCCGGCTCACTTGCATTCGCCGAGGGTGATGAGGAGGAACCTGTCCAAAAACCCGAATGCCCCAAAGGCCAGGTCTGGGACAGCAAGCAACAGAAATGCCTGATGCAGGACAGCAGCCTGGTCCCGGACGCCGACCGCACCGATTACGCCTATCGCCTGGCCAAAGACGGTCGCTATGCAGAAGCCCTCGCGCTGCTCGACACGCTGCAACAGCCGAACACCGCCAAAGCCTTGAACTATCGCGGTTACGCTACGCGTAAACTGGGGCGCACCGACGAAGGCATCGGGTATTACCTGCAAGCGGTCAAACTCGACCCGCAGTACGCGCAGGTGCGTGAGTACCTGGGCGAAGCCTATGTGATCAAGGGTCGGCTGGACCTGGCGCAGGAGCAATTGCAGCAGATCAAATCGATCTGTGGCAGCAGTTGCGAGGAATACCAGGACCTGGCCGCGGCCATCAACGATTCGTCGAAAACCTGA
- a CDS encoding FecR family protein: MTESPLSQAQYDAITDAAAHWCMRLHASDCTAQERLAFEQWRDAHPLHAVEYEAMLDIWEVAGDLPRPDAIVPAVRIKPATPWRTVGIAAAVCALALPLAAYSGWNLGWLPDAYQHFEAGDTVRQVTLSDGSRVELNLGSELTFSNYKDHRRVTLDKGEAFFSVSHDTAHPFIVRAADGRIRVTGTQFNVWMYEDQVRVNLIEGSVLVTSNDDLPGDGLRLGPAMQARYKHGDFTPQISQTYANDNSLAWRSGKLVLDDLALSDALPLINRYLDKPLMLADNSTGSIRLGGIYNIKELNSLVASLPKVLPVYLTRNKDGNPVLNAIPQQPPKS; this comes from the coding sequence ATGACCGAAAGCCCTCTCTCGCAAGCCCAATATGACGCCATCACCGATGCCGCTGCGCACTGGTGCATGCGTCTGCACGCCAGCGACTGCACTGCGCAAGAGCGCCTGGCGTTCGAACAATGGCGTGATGCTCATCCGCTTCATGCGGTCGAGTACGAGGCCATGCTGGACATTTGGGAAGTCGCTGGGGATTTGCCTCGTCCCGACGCCATCGTGCCCGCGGTCCGGATCAAACCTGCAACGCCTTGGCGCACGGTCGGCATCGCCGCCGCCGTGTGTGCCCTGGCGTTGCCACTGGCCGCCTATAGCGGCTGGAACCTCGGTTGGCTTCCCGATGCCTACCAGCACTTCGAAGCCGGCGATACGGTTCGTCAGGTCACCCTGAGCGATGGCAGTCGGGTGGAGCTGAACCTGGGCAGTGAGCTGACGTTCAGCAACTACAAGGATCATCGTCGGGTCACGCTGGATAAGGGCGAAGCTTTTTTCAGCGTCAGTCACGACACCGCTCACCCCTTCATCGTCAGGGCAGCGGATGGCAGGATTCGGGTCACCGGCACTCAATTCAACGTCTGGATGTATGAGGATCAGGTGCGAGTCAACCTGATTGAGGGTTCGGTTTTGGTAACCAGCAACGATGATCTTCCGGGCGATGGCTTGCGTCTCGGACCCGCGATGCAGGCGCGTTATAAACACGGCGACTTCACCCCGCAGATCAGCCAGACCTACGCCAACGATAATTCATTGGCCTGGCGCAGCGGCAAACTGGTGCTCGATGATCTGGCGCTGTCCGATGCCCTGCCCTTGATCAATCGCTACCTGGACAAGCCGCTGATGCTGGCCGACAACAGTACCGGCTCGATCCGCCTCGGCGGCATCTACAACATCAAGGAACTCAATAGCCTGGTGGCGTCCCTGCCCAAGGTGCTGCCGGTCTACCTGACCCGCAACAAGGACGGCAACCCGGTCCTCAACGCCATTCCGCAACAGCCTCCGAAAAGCTGA
- a CDS encoding DUF411 domain-containing protein, translated as MRTHLRLAALSALFISSLAQAADLIPIEVHRDANCGCCKKWISHLEANGFKVDDRVETNMSEFKQQHGVPPRLSSCHTGLINGKFVEGHVPADQVLALSKRDDLLGVATPGMPMGSPGMEMDGMSDAYQVIGLKKDGTDVVVADYPAH; from the coding sequence ATGCGAACCCATCTGCGTCTGGCCGCCCTGAGCGCCCTGTTCATTTCCTCCCTGGCCCAGGCCGCCGACCTGATCCCGATCGAAGTCCACCGCGACGCCAACTGCGGCTGCTGCAAGAAGTGGATCAGCCATCTGGAAGCCAACGGCTTCAAGGTCGATGATCGCGTCGAAACCAACATGAGCGAATTCAAGCAACAGCACGGCGTGCCGCCGCGTCTGTCGTCGTGCCATACCGGCCTGATCAATGGCAAATTCGTTGAAGGCCATGTGCCCGCCGATCAGGTACTGGCCTTGAGCAAGCGCGACGATCTGCTGGGTGTCGCCACCCCCGGCATGCCCATGGGTTCGCCTGGCATGGAAATGGACGGCATGAGCGATGCCTATCAGGTGATCGGCCTGAAAAAGGACGGCACTGACGTGGTGGTGGCGGACTACCCTGCCCATTGA
- a CDS encoding RNA polymerase sigma factor — translation MARLWRYGLLLSRQRHVAEELVQATCVRALERVRQLAPGTRMDCWLLSILHSIWLNEVRSRRVRQGQALVGADNALSFDGEHAAQPNVFATQVIRRVDALPETQRECVFLAYVEGLSYHEVAEVLQVPLGTVTSRLATARVKLAEYPPLHAVPSPSTEERR, via the coding sequence CTGGCGCGTCTATGGCGCTACGGCCTGCTGCTGTCCCGGCAACGGCATGTCGCCGAAGAACTTGTGCAGGCCACCTGCGTACGGGCGCTCGAGCGTGTCCGGCAGTTGGCTCCGGGCACCCGCATGGATTGTTGGCTGCTGAGCATTTTGCATTCGATCTGGCTCAACGAGGTCCGCTCGCGCCGGGTGCGCCAGGGTCAGGCCCTGGTGGGGGCCGACAACGCCTTGTCGTTCGACGGAGAACATGCGGCGCAACCCAATGTCTTCGCCACTCAGGTGATTCGGCGCGTCGACGCGCTGCCCGAAACCCAGCGTGAATGCGTCTTTCTCGCCTATGTCGAAGGCTTGTCCTATCACGAGGTCGCCGAGGTGCTGCAAGTACCTCTCGGCACGGTGACGAGCCGCCTGGCCACCGCACGGGTGAAGCTTGCCGAGTACCCGCCGTTGCACGCCGTGCCGAGCCCCTCCACAGAAGAACGTCGATGA
- a CDS encoding D-2-hydroxyacid dehydrogenase family protein, producing the protein MALQIAVIDDWQDVARDVVDWSALDPIGQVNFIHDYPADNATLAQRLGEFEVICVMRERTRFDQDLLQRLPKLKLLVTGGMRNAALDLKAAAALGIQVCGTDSYKHAAPELTWALIMAATRNLVGEANALRAGGWQQGLGGDLHGKTLGILGLGSIGRRVARFGQVFGMRVIAWSENLTAERAAEVDVTYVSKQELFEQADVLSVHLVLSERTRGMVDTEALDWMKPTALLVNTARGPIVDEAALIKALQKQRLAGAALDVFEQEPLPALHPWRTLENVLATPHVGYVSRQNYQQFFSQMIEDIQAWSAGAPIRLLS; encoded by the coding sequence ATGGCGTTGCAGATTGCGGTAATCGATGACTGGCAGGATGTGGCCCGGGACGTGGTGGACTGGTCGGCGCTGGACCCCATCGGCCAGGTGAATTTTATTCATGACTACCCCGCCGACAACGCAACCCTGGCGCAGCGCCTGGGTGAGTTCGAGGTGATCTGTGTGATGCGCGAGCGCACCCGATTCGACCAGGATCTGTTGCAGCGTTTGCCAAAACTCAAACTGCTGGTCACCGGGGGCATGCGCAACGCCGCCCTGGACCTTAAGGCCGCCGCCGCACTGGGCATTCAGGTGTGCGGCACCGACAGCTATAAACACGCCGCGCCAGAATTGACCTGGGCGCTGATCATGGCCGCCACGCGTAACCTTGTGGGGGAAGCCAACGCCTTACGCGCAGGCGGTTGGCAACAAGGCCTGGGTGGCGACCTGCACGGCAAGACCCTGGGGATTCTCGGCCTGGGCAGCATCGGGCGGCGTGTCGCCCGGTTCGGCCAGGTGTTCGGCATGCGGGTGATTGCCTGGAGCGAGAACCTGACCGCCGAACGCGCGGCCGAAGTCGACGTCACCTATGTCAGCAAGCAGGAATTGTTCGAACAAGCCGATGTGCTGTCGGTGCACCTGGTGCTCAGCGAGCGCACCCGTGGCATGGTCGACACCGAAGCGCTGGACTGGATGAAGCCCACCGCGCTACTGGTCAACACCGCCCGCGGGCCGATCGTCGATGAAGCGGCGTTGATCAAGGCACTGCAAAAACAACGACTGGCCGGCGCGGCGCTGGACGTGTTCGAGCAGGAACCGTTGCCCGCGCTTCATCCATGGCGCACCCTGGAGAATGTACTGGCCACGCCGCATGTCGGGTACGTCAGCCGGCAGAACTACCAGCAGTTCTTTTCGCAGATGATCGAGGACATCCAGGCCTGGTCGGCGGGCGCTCCGATTCGTCTGCTGAGCTGA